The following are encoded together in the Silurus meridionalis isolate SWU-2019-XX chromosome 2, ASM1480568v1, whole genome shotgun sequence genome:
- the ccdc149b gene encoding coiled-coil domain-containing protein 149-B isoform X4, with amino-acid sequence MANQLRERHQGLKKKYRELIDGDPTLPPEKRTQVNLAQLLLDAQEKNSKLSEERKELNQRLVEVQGDNKLLRMTIAKQRLGDEEVGVRHFPAHEREDLVLQLEKAREQNSELEQSVKAAVDELQDLRAERNVYQEKAHRLNIELNHILRRHDGRIMDVDALCMENRYLHERFVQLQEEVSLLKSNLMKYKGALESKKNCKVYGKANSSALTGVLSAKQVQELLLSEENGCSLPVTQQSISDLKSLATALLETIHEKNMVIQHQRQTNKILGHRVAELEGKLKALEMSGLWSLPGFTYNVSVGLGRGRDVIILSEHQPVQTSMGHAVPLPHASVADKEVVTGEEVTEETTLTAEDHPSPHLHHRHRHHHHHLHNTVCLKHTHVPEHLSTESTTSSLSPVERVTHGYKLETLHGDEDLSSPAEDHGKEGGALVTCSEYNPDIQDGSERDIRDVSVLDEDCTEPDRRTVKNIENVTREGTEPDAPVRST; translated from the exons GATGGTGACCCAACGTTACCTCCAGAGAAAAGGACCCAG GTGAATTTAGCGCAGCTGCTGCTTGACGCTCAGGAGAAGAACTCGAAGCTGAGTGAGGAACGGAAAGAACTGAATCAGCGATTAGTTGAGGTTCAGGGTGACAACAAG CTGCTGAGGATGACTATCGCTAAACAGCGTCTCGGTGATGAAGAGGTCGGAGTTCGCCACTTTCCAGCCCATGAGAGAGAAGATCTCGTACTGCAGCTGGAAAAAGCTCGAGAGCAG AACTCGGAGCTGGAGCAGAGTGTGAAGGCGGCGGTTGACGAGCTGCAGGACTTGCGTGCGGAAAGAAACGTGTATCAGGAGAAAGCGCATCGCCTCAACATCGAGCTCAACCACATCCTGAGACGCCACGACGGTCGAATCATGGACGTGGACGCTCTGTGTATGGAGAACAG ATACCTGCACGAACGCTTTGTACAGCTTCAAGAAGAAGTTTCTCTTCTCAAATCCAATCTGATGAAGTACAAG GGGGCGCTGGAGAGTAAGAAGAACTGTAAAGTGTATGGGAAGGCTAACAGCAGTGCGCTAACAGGAGTCCTCTCGGCTAAACAAG TTCAGGAGCTGCTGCTGTCTGAGGAAAACGGCTGCAGTCTGCCCGTGACGCAGCAGTCCATCAGCGACCTGAAGTCTTTAGCCACAGCGCTACTGGAGACCATTCACGAGAAGAACATGGTGATTCAGCACCAACGCCAGACCAACAA GATTCTGGGTCACAGAGTAGCCGAACTTGAAGGAAAGCTGAAAGCACTGGAGATGTCTGGACTGTGGAGCCTTCCTG GCTTTACTTATAACGTCTCCGTGGGACTGGGGA GAGGAAGAGACGTGATTATTCTGAGTGAACACCAGCCGGTCCAGACGTCGATGGGGCATGCGGTGCCGCTACCACACGCCTCCGTGG CAGACAAAGAGGTTGTGACTGGAGAGGAAGTGACCGAAGAGACGACTCTCACTGCTGAGGATCATCCAAGCCCGCAtcttcatcatcgtcatcgtcatcatcatcatcatcttcacaaCACAGTctgcttaaaacacacacacgtacctgAACATCTTTCCACAGAAAGCACCACCAGCTCACTGAGTCCTGTGGAGAGAGTAACACACGGATACAAGTTAGAAACGTTACATGGTGATGAGGATCTGAGCTCTCCAGCAGAGGATCATGGGAAAGAGGGTGGCGCTTTGGTCACATGTTCCGAGTACAATCCTGATATTCAGGATGGATCAGAGAGAGACATTAGGGACGTGTCAGTGCTTGATGAAGACTGCACAGAACCTGATCGCAGAACAGTGAAGAACATTGAGAATGTGACAAGAGAGGGAACAGAACCAGATGCTCCAGTTAGGAGCACGTAG